The DNA window ACTCGCACAGCACGGCTGGCCATAGACGGCGTTACTAATGCCCTCAAGTAGCCATAGACTGCTTCCATTTTCTCGCTTTTGAACCATGTCTCCAGTGAAAGACTCTATCGTATCGACTGGTCGAGGTTCCGTCACATGGCAGCCAATACTCTTCTTTAGCCCATTTCCCCGTCAAACGCCTGTCATCAACAGATTCACCTGCTGATTAGCGGGGGTGTTGCTGAATCGGAGCATGAATGTGGATAGGGCATAGGCGCAGCCAAGCCAAAGGCTTTACGTCTGTTTGCCCCTAAAGACGTTGCAGTTTTGTTTCATACCTCTATGCAGCAGCGCCTTAGTGGGCAGCTACCCGATGGCAATCGGTAAAGCAGATATGGCGAACCGGGCACTGCTGGCAAGTTTGGGTTAAAAACGCCTCCAGTTGAGCAGGGGGCATTGGGCGGGCAAAGAAAAAGCCCTGCCCCGATTCACATCCCAGAGACTGAAGGGCTTCGAGCTGCTGTCGGGTTTCAATGCCTTCGGCGATCGTGGCCAGGCCCAAGGTCTTGGCCAGCGCCACGATCGATTGAATAATGCTGCGTTCTTTTTCGCCATGCAGCATCACATTGACAAAGGAGCGATCGATTTTGATGGTGTTAATGGGGAACTGATGCAGGTAGCTGAGGGAGGAAAAGCCAGTGCCAAAATCATCTAGGCTGACCTGAATGCCTCGGATCTGCATGCGTTCTAATAGCTGAGTTGCGATCGCCGTATTTTTGATCAGGCTGCTTTCGGTAATTTCAAACCGCAGGCATCGGACCGGAATGTGAGTTTCCTCTAGCATGCGATCTAGGGTTTGCAGCAGAGACGGTTCGCGCAGCTGGCGGCCAGAAATATTGACGCTCAGATATAGCTTGGCAAAATCGGGCCAGAGCTGTTGCCAATGGCTGAACTGCATACAGGCTTCTTGCAGCGCCCACTCCCCGATCGCATTGATTAGTCCCGTTTCTTCGGCGATAGGGATAAACTCGCCGGCGGGAACCAGCCCTTTTTGAGGATGCCGCCACCGCAGCAAAACTTCAAAGCCCTCTAGCCCGCGCTCAGGCTGAAGACTGACGATGGGCTGATAGTGAATTTCAAGCTCGTTGTTGAGAATGGCATGGCGCAGGTGCGTCTCAATTTCGACGTGTTGAAGGGTAGCGGCATACATAGCGCTGTTAAACACCTCATAGCGCGCTTTGCCGTTAGCCTTTGCTTGATACATGGCAATGTCGGCATCGCGAAGAATATCGGCCACCTGCTGATACTCTGGTGCGCCGATGACAATGCCAATGCTGGCACTAGTAAAGATGTCGTGGTGGCCAATGGCGAGGGCAGGGCCGAGCTTTTGTTGAATGCGCTCAGCAATGTCAACCACCTCTTCGGGATGCTGAATGTTTTCCAGCAAAATAGTGAACTCATCTCCCCCCAAGCGGGCCACCGAATCGACCTCGCGCACAGTTTCGAGCAGCAGTTGCGAGACGCGAATCAAGAGCTGATCGCCAACCCCGTGTCCCAGGGTATCGTTGACGCTTTTGAAGCCATCTAAGTCAATAAAGAGCACCGCAAAGCAGCTAGTTTGATGCCGCCGCTGCTGTTTGATCGCCAGCTGCAGGCGCTCCATAAAGCAGGGGCGATTGGCGAGCCCGGTCAAGGCATCGTGGAGGGTTTCATGCATGAGCCGCGACTCGGAAGCTTTGCGCTGGGAAATATCGCGCCCCGCTCCATAGATCAGGTGCTCCTGCAAAAAAGGCACGCCGTTCCAAGCAATCCAGAGGTAGCTGCCGTTGGCACAGCGGCAGCGCATTTCGACTTCGTTCACTTCTTCCCCGCGCCACAGCTGCTGCAGGACTTGTTCGGCTAGGGGCAGGTCTTCGGGGTGAACGATGGTAGTGAAGGGCTGATCGATCAGCTGGTCGCAGGGGTAGCCCATTATGGATTGCCAGGCTGGGTTTAGGCGCTTGAGCTGGCCCTGGCGATCGGCAATAAATAGCAGATCGAGGGAGAGGTTGAAAAAGCGATCGCGCTCTAGCTCGGCCTGCACCTGGTCCGTAATGTCTTCGCTGACGCCCGTGAGGCGGTACACCGCACCGGTTTCGTCGTGGATGGGAAAGCCGCGATCGTGGATCCAGCGAATCGTGCCATCGGGGCGAACAATGCGGAACTCCTCGTCGTACTGGCCGAGGTGGGCCTGGGTTAGAAATGCAGCAATGACGCGATCGCGGTCCTCGGGGTGAATACTGTTCGTCCAGGCCTGGGGATCTTGATAAAACAGCTCTCGGGGCTGCCTCCAAATGCTCTCTATTGCCGGGCTGACGTAGCGCGTCTGGGTCTCTTGCCCCATATGGTTGTCAAAGTCCGTCAGCCAAAACACCGCCCGAATGTTTTCTGAAATTTGGCGAAACTTCTCTTCGCTCTCCCGCAGATCGTGCTCAATCTGCCGCCGCTCCAGCACTTCTTGGGTCAGCGTTTGGTTGACCGCTTGCAGCTGGGCGGTGCGGTGTTGCACCTGCTGCTCTAGCTGGGCGTTGAGCCGGTGAATTTGAGTGACCGAAAACCGCAGGGCAAGCTGGTTTTGCACCCGCGCCAGCACTTCTTCGATTTGGAACGGCTTGGTGATGTAGTCTACCCCGCCTGTTTGAAAGGCCTTGACCTTGTCAAAGGTTTCATCGAGGGCGCTGATGAAGATGACCGGAATCTCTTGGGTTTTGTGATTAGCCTTGAGCCGCTGGCACACCTCATAGCCGGTCAAGTCGGGCATTTTGATATCGAGCAAAATCAGGTCGGGCAGAGCGGCCTGCACCGAGGCGATCGCCATCAGACCACTGGTCACACTGCGAACGTCATACCCATGGGTGGAGAGGGCATTTGACAGCAGCCGCAGCGCATCTAGGGTGTCATCGGCGACTAGAATCTCGGGAATGCGATCGGCAAACAGCTCATGACTCATGGTGGGTTGCCGCATCGACTAAATGAATAATGGCTTCTAACTGATATTGGTCAACCATACGCCTGAGCTCAGCCGCCAAAACCGGCTCATGGGATGGAATTTGACCAATTAAATCCATGATGGCGCCGGGTTTGGCAATGGTCGCTGCCTGCTTCAACCGTTGTAGCCAGTCCGCAGGCATAACCTGTAGAGCTGCGAATTGTAGCGGTGCGCTAGAGGGAAAATTAGTGGGCAAAGGAGTATCTTCGTATACAAAAACAATACCCAAGTGCTCAGTTAACTTATCGAAAATCACATGTTCCTTAACGGGCTTACGGATAAAGTCGTCGCAGCCATAGGCCAGCACGACCTGCCGCTGTTCTTCAAATACGCTAGCGGTGAGGGCAACAATCACCGTGGCTTGGCCGTCAATGTAAGATTTGATGCGCTGGGCCGCTTCATAGCCATGCATCACCGGCATGCGCATATCCATCCAGATTAGGTGCGGTTGCCAGTCTCGCCAGATATCAAAGGCTTCCTGGCCGTTGGCGGCTTCTCGCAGCTCAAAGCCAAAGGGCTCCAAAAGTTTGACTAAAAACTGGCGGTTGCTCCAGCGGTCATCCACGATCAAAATGCGGTAGGTGGGCTGGCTGGGGGCAAGGGCGATCGCCCGCTGGGGCAGCACCTCGGCTGGAATCGCCGTGGCAGGCACGGGCTGCATCGGCACATCTAGGGTAAAGGTGCTGCCTTGGCCCAGCCGGCTACGCACCCTTAGCTGACCGCCCAGCAGGTGGGCAAATTGGCGGCTGATGGTCAGGCCTAATCCGGTGCCTTCGCTCTCGGGGTGGACCTGGTTGAAGGAGGCAAAAATCGCCTCCAGTTGCTGGGGGGGGATGCCCATGCCGCTGTCTTGAACCTCTATACGAAGCCACACGGACGGCATATTGGGAACATTTGGGGAAAATGGCGCGGATACCTGATCGGACTGAGACAGCACCAAGGCCGTCACCGTAATGCCTCCCGTTTTTGTAAACTTGAGCGCGTTACCAATCAGGTTGATCAAAATTTGCCGCACTTTCTTTTCATCGCTGCAAACGTATTGGGGCACCTCGTCAGCCCATTCAATTTGCAGCGATAGGCCCTGCCTCTGGCTGCGGGGCAAAAACATCTCCTGCAGCCGATTGAGCAACGCGTGGAGGTCAAAGTTAGTCAGATTAAGGGTGATATTGCCCGCTTCAATCTTTGAGAGATCTAGCACATCGTTGATCAGCTCCAGCAGATGCTCGGCGCTGTGGTTGATCACCTCCAAATATTCTTTTTCGGTTTGGGCTGAGACCTGGTTGCGATTCATCAGCTGCACAAAGCCCAAAATGGCGCTCAGGGGCGTGCGCAGTTCATGACTCATGTTGGCCAAAAATTCGCTCTTGGCGTGGTTGGCGGTTTCGGCTTGCTCCTTAGCCTGGGCTAGATCGAGGGTGCGCTGCTGCACCCGCTCTTCTAATTCTTCGTTGGTGTGCTGGAGGGCATCAAAGGCCTGATTCAGCTCGGTGGCCATGCGCCGAAAGGAGTCGGATAGGGTGGCAACTTCCTGCACTGGGCCAAGCTGATGGGTAGACAACGCCAGGGATTCGATCGGGGCGGTGTGGCTTTTTTGCAGCGCCTCAGTCACCTGTTTTGACTGATCGCTCAGCTGCTGGATGGGGCGGGCGATGTAGCGGGCAGTGACGATGCCTAGCCCGGTGGCGATCGCCAACGACACCAAGCACAGCAAAATTGTGGTGCGGGTGTTGGCCTGAATCTGCGCCATAAAGTCCGATTCGGGGACGACTACCACCAACAGCCAGTCAATTCCCAGCTCATCCACAATGGGTGTCACCTGCACAAAGTGCTTTTGCCCATCGATGGGAAACGCCAGCTGGTGAGAGGCCTCAATGCTCTCCAGGGTTTGGAACTGATCTAGCAAATGCCGGGTGGTGGCGGCGATCATGGGGTTATTACTAGCGATCGCATGCAGTCGCTCCTCCGGCCCATCCGCCCTGGGTTTGACAAACGGATTCTCTTGGGTCGAGCTGGCAATCAGCGACTGGTCTTTTTCGATCAAAAACGCCTGCCCGGTTTGGCCAATTTTCAGCGTGCTCAAAAAGTCGCCGATATCCGCTAGCACCAGGTCCACCCCCAGCACGCCTTCGAGCTGCCCGGCGGCGTTGTAAATCGGCGCATTGGCCGTAATTGCCAGGGTGAGTTCTGGCACCAGCTGATAGACCTCTGTCCAGCGGGCAGTGCCCGCCTTTTTGGCGTCGGTATACCAGTCCCGAATGCGGGGGTCGTAGTCGGTGGTGACGTCGAGCTGCTGGGCGCGGTTGCCTTGGGCATCTACGCCAAAATGCACCATCACCCCGTCGCCAGGGTTATCTGTCACGTAGTAGGTGATGGGGCCAGCTTGAGCATTGCGGTGCGCCGTCCAAAATCCGCCGGTTTCGCTGCTGACATAGATATAGCTGGCCTCTTCAAATTCCTGCATTTGCTGCCAGAAGTGGCGCTCAAATGTAGCTTGCTGCTCAAAGCTCAGCAGATCTAACTCAAACAGATCCGCGTTGATTTGATTGATGCGGTGCGGCACCGTCAAATACTCGTCCAGCGTCACCTGAATGCGGTTGGTGACTTCCTGTTCCAGCTGCGAGACCACATCATTCACCGCCTTT is part of the Leptolyngbya subtilissima AS-A7 genome and encodes:
- a CDS encoding two-component system response regulator, whose amino-acid sequence is MRQPTMSHELFADRIPEILVADDTLDALRLLSNALSTHGYDVRSVTSGLMAIASVQAALPDLILLDIKMPDLTGYEVCQRLKANHKTQEIPVIFISALDETFDKVKAFQTGGVDYITKPFQIEEVLARVQNQLALRFSVTQIHRLNAQLEQQVQHRTAQLQAVNQTLTQEVLERRQIEHDLRESEEKFRQISENIRAVFWLTDFDNHMGQETQTRYVSPAIESIWRQPRELFYQDPQAWTNSIHPEDRDRVIAAFLTQAHLGQYDEEFRIVRPDGTIRWIHDRGFPIHDETGAVYRLTGVSEDITDQVQAELERDRFFNLSLDLLFIADRQGQLKRLNPAWQSIMGYPCDQLIDQPFTTIVHPEDLPLAEQVLQQLWRGEEVNEVEMRCRCANGSYLWIAWNGVPFLQEHLIYGAGRDISQRKASESRLMHETLHDALTGLANRPCFMERLQLAIKQQRRHQTSCFAVLFIDLDGFKSVNDTLGHGVGDQLLIRVSQLLLETVREVDSVARLGGDEFTILLENIQHPEEVVDIAERIQQKLGPALAIGHHDIFTSASIGIVIGAPEYQQVADILRDADIAMYQAKANGKARYEVFNSAMYAATLQHVEIETHLRHAILNNELEIHYQPIVSLQPERGLEGFEVLLRWRHPQKGLVPAGEFIPIAEETGLINAIGEWALQEACMQFSHWQQLWPDFAKLYLSVNISGRQLREPSLLQTLDRMLEETHIPVRCLRFEITESSLIKNTAIATQLLERMQIRGIQVSLDDFGTGFSSLSYLHQFPINTIKIDRSFVNVMLHGEKERSIIQSIVALAKTLGLATIAEGIETRQQLEALQSLGCESGQGFFFARPMPPAQLEAFLTQTCQQCPVRHICFTDCHRVAAH
- a CDS encoding hybrid sensor histidine kinase/response regulator — its product is MKIPLRLLLIVPFILEIGAAVGLTGWLSLRNGQKAVNDVVSQLEQEVTNRIQVTLDEYLTVPHRINQINADLFELDLLSFEQQATFERHFWQQMQEFEEASYIYVSSETGGFWTAHRNAQAGPITYYVTDNPGDGVMVHFGVDAQGNRAQQLDVTTDYDPRIRDWYTDAKKAGTARWTEVYQLVPELTLAITANAPIYNAAGQLEGVLGVDLVLADIGDFLSTLKIGQTGQAFLIEKDQSLIASSTQENPFVKPRADGPEERLHAIASNNPMIAATTRHLLDQFQTLESIEASHQLAFPIDGQKHFVQVTPIVDELGIDWLLVVVVPESDFMAQIQANTRTTILLCLVSLAIATGLGIVTARYIARPIQQLSDQSKQVTEALQKSHTAPIESLALSTHQLGPVQEVATLSDSFRRMATELNQAFDALQHTNEELEERVQQRTLDLAQAKEQAETANHAKSEFLANMSHELRTPLSAILGFVQLMNRNQVSAQTEKEYLEVINHSAEHLLELINDVLDLSKIEAGNITLNLTNFDLHALLNRLQEMFLPRSQRQGLSLQIEWADEVPQYVCSDEKKVRQILINLIGNALKFTKTGGITVTALVLSQSDQVSAPFSPNVPNMPSVWLRIEVQDSGMGIPPQQLEAIFASFNQVHPESEGTGLGLTISRQFAHLLGGQLRVRSRLGQGSTFTLDVPMQPVPATAIPAEVLPQRAIALAPSQPTYRILIVDDRWSNRQFLVKLLEPFGFELREAANGQEAFDIWRDWQPHLIWMDMRMPVMHGYEAAQRIKSYIDGQATVIVALTASVFEEQRQVVLAYGCDDFIRKPVKEHVIFDKLTEHLGIVFVYEDTPLPTNFPSSAPLQFAALQVMPADWLQRLKQAATIAKPGAIMDLIGQIPSHEPVLAAELRRMVDQYQLEAIIHLVDAATHHES